The Triticum urartu cultivar G1812 chromosome 5, Tu2.1, whole genome shotgun sequence genome contains the following window.
ATGTAAGAGATGTGTAGTAGTACAAGTAGTACAGGAGAACATACGTGCTATGAGTCCCTGAATATAAGCACACAATTGTTGGAAAAATCATCACAATTATTGCGTCACTACTTGAGGGTTTGGAGCAGCTTTATTAGACAACTAGGGACATCACATGTTAATCATATATATGATCTCTGTTGACTGATTTATTTGGTCGTTGTAGGCATCCAGGTTGGCGATAAGGTAGGCCTCGGCGGCCTTGAAGATGGCCGTGACATAGCCCTTGGCCTTGGTGATCTCATCCTCCACCTCCATGCCTGGCAGCAGCTTGTATGTCGATTTCACCTTGACCATGCTGCCGCCGTTGGCCGCCGACTCCACCTTGATGTGCGACGTGGCCGCCTCAATCGCGGCGCCGATGCCACCACCCTCGATGAGGGTCGACTTGCACTCGCACTTGTCCACGTCAAGGAACTCGAGCCTCTCCTTGATGAGGTTGAAGGGCATGGCTGCGAGATAG
Protein-coding sequences here:
- the LOC125555437 gene encoding pathogenesis-related protein 1-like isoform X2, with the translated sequence MLASLIITAMPSTNSWTHEIESPVAAPRLFRAGVMDWHTLAPKLVPQIVASAHAVEGEGGVGSVRQFNFTSAMPFNLIKERLEFLDVDKCECKSTLIEGGGIGAAIEAATSHIKVESAANGGSMVKVKSTYKLLPGMEVEDEITKAKGYVTAIFKAAEAYLIANLDAYNDQINQSTEIIYMINM
- the LOC125555437 gene encoding pathogenesis-related protein 1-like isoform X1; this encodes MLASLIITAMPSTNSWTHEIESPVAAPRLFRAGVMDWHTLAPKLVPQIVASAHAVEGEGGVGSVRQFNFTSVPYLAAMPFNLIKERLEFLDVDKCECKSTLIEGGGIGAAIEAATSHIKVESAANGGSMVKVKSTYKLLPGMEVEDEITKAKGYVTAIFKAAEAYLIANLDAYNDQINQSTEIIYMINM